The Phycisphaerales bacterium AB-hyl4 genome contains a region encoding:
- a CDS encoding helix-turn-helix transcriptional regulator has translation MAPWAFSDTAFWETLQPLIPHTAMLLALADRDHPEQPAVLSSHGIDAERLHRWHSQSAEGADAANEVFADQGHLLQQTFPASPNTAQQWHLVLLRTDRSFEPVDQQLAFVVLRQINAAFDHLPEPNLRRLLISHDHRLLHADPLSEASGLREPALLTRFIEQLRKLIAQRWPNLDDDAVHNLPMMVDDEPTWVRFRRRLPVNNHATGPWYVEMRPLTEHDAPAVGLVDDGRVAQAIAYLSDNYASAPTLNDVADAVQVSSYHFHRLFVRHAGISPKHYLLRTQLMIARWLLSSTRRPVGDIATATGFASHGHFTATFHRHLGISPTTFRESAATT, from the coding sequence TTGGCTCCCTGGGCATTCAGCGACACCGCTTTCTGGGAAACGCTTCAGCCGCTGATCCCCCATACCGCGATGCTGTTGGCGCTGGCCGACCGCGACCACCCCGAGCAGCCGGCCGTACTCAGCTCGCACGGCATCGACGCCGAGCGGCTCCATCGCTGGCACAGCCAGTCCGCCGAGGGCGCCGACGCCGCCAACGAAGTCTTCGCCGACCAGGGCCACCTCCTCCAACAGACCTTCCCCGCCAGCCCCAACACCGCGCAGCAGTGGCATCTTGTCCTGCTGCGCACCGACCGTTCCTTCGAACCGGTCGATCAGCAGTTGGCGTTCGTCGTGCTTCGACAGATCAACGCGGCCTTCGACCACCTGCCCGAGCCGAACCTTCGTCGCCTGCTGATCAGCCATGACCACCGCTTGCTCCACGCCGACCCGCTCAGCGAAGCCAGCGGCCTGCGCGAACCCGCCCTGCTGACGCGTTTCATCGAGCAGTTACGCAAGCTCATCGCCCAGCGGTGGCCCAACCTCGACGATGACGCGGTGCACAACCTCCCCATGATGGTCGATGACGAGCCCACCTGGGTCCGCTTTCGGCGGCGTCTTCCTGTCAACAACCACGCCACCGGCCCCTGGTACGTCGAGATGCGCCCGCTCACCGAGCACGACGCCCCAGCCGTCGGCCTCGTCGACGACGGCCGCGTCGCCCAGGCGATCGCCTACCTCAGCGACAACTACGCCAGCGCCCCCACGCTCAACGACGTCGCCGACGCCGTGCAGGTCAGCTCCTACCACTTTCATCGACTGTTCGTCCGGCACGCGGGCATCAGCCCCAAGCATTACCTGTTGCGCACGCAGCTCATGATCGCCCGCTGGCTGCTGTCGAGCACCCGCAGACCCGTCGGCGACATCGCCACCGCCACCGGCTTCGCCTCCCACGGCCACTTCACCGCCACCTTCCACCGACACCTGGGCATCAGCCCCACAACCTTCCGCGAATCCGCAGCCACCACATAA
- the xylA gene encoding xylose isomerase gives MAKSDPFAPKPADKFTFGLWTVGNPGADPFGGPTREKLEPAKIVELLGDVPGVHGVNFHDNDLIPIDATDAEANQIKKDFRKALKRTGLKVPMATTDLFRDPVFKDGAFTSNDAEIRAYAVQKVMRAMELGAEFGAKTYVFWGGREGAESDATKDPVVAIKRMREAIDFLCQYSIDRKFGYRFAFEAKPNEPRGHIYNAVTGSYLAFIQTLKHPEMCGVNPEMAHEHMAGLNFVHQVAAALEAGKLFHIDLNDQEFGRFDQDYRFGSISYKHSFFLVKLLVDYKYDGLKHFDSHAFRQSNYDDVKAFARGSMRTYKILEHKVKQFNKDKDIQKLLRQINRKSKAAEQLVSKYSKSNANALLEREFDRKKLAERPLPYEELDQRVFDLMMGV, from the coding sequence ATGGCTAAGTCTGATCCGTTCGCGCCAAAGCCGGCGGACAAGTTTACGTTCGGGTTGTGGACCGTCGGCAACCCGGGGGCCGACCCCTTCGGCGGGCCGACACGTGAGAAGCTTGAGCCGGCGAAAATCGTCGAACTGCTCGGCGACGTGCCCGGCGTGCACGGCGTCAACTTCCACGACAACGACCTGATCCCCATCGACGCCACCGACGCCGAAGCCAATCAGATCAAAAAAGACTTCCGCAAAGCTCTCAAGCGCACCGGCCTGAAGGTGCCCATGGCAACCACCGACCTGTTCCGCGACCCCGTCTTCAAAGACGGCGCGTTCACGAGCAATGACGCGGAGATCCGCGCCTACGCGGTGCAGAAGGTGATGCGGGCGATGGAACTCGGTGCGGAATTCGGCGCGAAGACCTATGTCTTCTGGGGCGGCCGCGAGGGCGCGGAAAGCGATGCGACGAAGGACCCGGTCGTGGCGATCAAGCGCATGCGCGAAGCGATCGACTTCCTCTGCCAGTACAGCATCGACCGGAAGTTCGGCTACCGCTTCGCATTCGAAGCCAAGCCCAACGAACCGCGCGGCCACATCTATAACGCCGTCACCGGCAGCTACCTCGCTTTCATCCAGACGCTGAAGCATCCGGAGATGTGCGGCGTCAACCCGGAGATGGCTCACGAACATATGGCGGGCCTCAACTTCGTGCACCAGGTCGCCGCGGCGCTCGAGGCGGGCAAGTTGTTTCACATCGATCTCAACGATCAGGAGTTCGGCCGATTCGATCAGGACTACCGCTTCGGCAGCATCAGCTACAAGCACTCGTTTTTCCTTGTGAAGTTGCTGGTCGATTACAAGTATGACGGCCTGAAGCATTTCGACAGCCACGCGTTCCGGCAGTCGAACTATGACGATGTGAAAGCGTTCGCCCGCGGGTCGATGCGGACGTACAAAATCCTCGAACACAAGGTCAAGCAGTTCAACAAGGACAAGGACATTCAAAAGCTGCTTCGGCAGATCAACCGCAAGAGCAAGGCTGCTGAGCAGCTGGTGAGCAAGTACAGCAAGTCGAACGCGAACGCGCTGCTGGAGCGGGAGTTTGATCGCAAGAAGCTGGCAGAGCGGCCGCTGCCTTATGAGGAACTGGATCAGCGGGTGTTCGATTTGATGATGGGTGTGTGA